Part of the Shewanella eurypsychrophilus genome is shown below.
TGTTCACTTCAAAGCGGTGGCGATGACGCTCGACACAAGAGTTACCCTTGTATGCTTCTGCCGCTTTACTGCCTTCTTCAAGATGACAAAGCTGAGCCCCAAGGCGCATAGTGCCACCAAGATCTGACGTTTCATGACGTTGTTCAACTCCGCCATCTTCGTTAAGCCACTCAGTGATCAAACCAACAACAGGATGTGGAGATTCTTTATTAAATTCTGTTGAATGTGCGCCTTCAAGACCGGCAACATTACGAGCAAACTCAATCAAAGCGACTTGCATACCTAGGCAAATGCCGAAATATGGTATGTTGTTTTCACGAGCATATTTAGCCGCAAGGATTTTACCTTCAACACCACGCTCGCCAAATCCGCCAGGAACTAAAATTCCATCAAGGCCATGAAGCTCTTCTTCACCTTTAGCTTCAACTGTTTGCGAATCAATGTACTTAATATTAACCGATACGCGGTTAAACAGACCCGCATGCTTCAATGCTTCGTTGACTGATTTATAGGCGTCAGGCAGTTCAATGTACTTACCCACCATACCGATAGTCACTTCACCAATAGGGTTAGCTTCTTGGTAGATCACTTGTTCCCACTCATGCAGATCGGCTTCTTTACACTCGATGCCGAAACGCTTGACCACAATCGCATCTAAGCTTTGAGCCTTAAGTAGCGCCGGGATCTTGTAGATGCTATCGACATCTTTGAGTGAGATAACTGCACGTTCTTCAACATTACAGAAGAGTGATATTTTCGCTCTTTCATTAGCTGGAAGCACACGATCGCCACGACAGATAAGAATATCCGGAGCGATACCGATAGAGCGTAGCTCTTTCACTGAATGCTGTGTAGGCTTAGTCTTGACTTCACCTGCAGCGCCTAAGAAAGGCACTAGAGTAAGGTGCATAAACAGGGTACGATCACGACCTAGTTCTACGCCTAACTGACGAATAGATTCTAAAAATGGTAATGATTCGATATCACCAACCGTGCCGCCAATCTCGACGATAGCGACATCATGACCTTCACCACCTGCAAGCACTCTGTCTTTGATGGCATTAGTGATGTGAGGAATGACCTGAATGGTCGCGCCTAAATAGTCACCACGACGCTCTTTACGAAGGACTTCTTCATAGATACGGCCTGTGGTGAAGTTATTACGACGGTTCATCTTGGTACGAATGAAGCGCTCATAATGACCTAAATCAAGATCAGTCTCTGCTCCGTCCTCGGTAACAAAAACTTCTCCGTGCTGAGTCGGGCTCATGGTGCCAGGATCCACGTTAATATATGGATCTAGCTTCATAATGGTTACGTTTAGGCCTCTAGCCTCTAAAATTGCCGCTAACGATGCTGCCGCAATGCCTTTACCTAGTGATGAAACCACGCCACCAGTTACGAAGATATACCTTGTTGTCATTATGAACCTGAGAAAATGAGTTGGATAATATGTGCTTGTAAGAAAGCACTAGGACGGGGCGCAATTATAGCAAACCCCTAAGCCTTCGACAAACAAGTTAAGCGATAATTTTTATCTATTTGAGCTCTCTTGACTCTTGACTTGATTCCAGTAACTATCCAGTTCGGTTAAAGTGTGCTCTTCCATAGCCTTATCACTCTGATTTGCTAGTGTTTCTACACTTCGAAATCTTCGCTCAAACTTTTTATTTGCCTGACGTAATGCTTGTTCAGGTTCAACACCAAGATGACGAGCAAGATTCGTTACAGCGAATAGTAGGTCGCCCATCTCATCCAATATTCGTTCTGAGTCCGGTTTATCCTGTTTGACTTCATATAATACTTCATCTATTTCTTCATGGATTTTAGCTACAACAGGATCAAGCTCGGCCCAATCAAAACCCACTCTCGCCACACGCTTTTGAATTTTAACTGACCGGCTCAGAGCTGGCAAAGCTAAGGGAATATTATCTAATACCGAATAAAGCGACTTCGCATTACGCTCCTTAGCTTTAATGGTTTCCCAACTTTCTTTGACTTGCTCTGCACTGGCCTCTTTAAGTGCACCAAACACATGAGGATGCCTTGAGGTTAGCTTATTGCAGATTTTCTCAACCACATCGGCAAAATCAAACAGACCTTGCTCCTTTCCAAGCTGGCAATAAAACACCACTTGAAATAACAGGTCTCCCAGCTCATCAGGCAGTTCCTCGAGCGCCATTCGCTCTATGGTATCGGCAACTTCATAGGCTTCTTCTAAGGTAAATGGAACAAGTGTACTGAATGACTGTTCCAGATCCCAAGGGCAACCAGATTGTGGGTCCCTGAGCTTAGTCATAACATCTAGTAGAGGCTCTATTTCATTCGTTTTCATCATAATACCAATCTCATTAAAACAAAAAGGCAGCCTACGCCGCCTTTCTTTATATGTGGTTTAACTTAGCTTGAACTTACAATCTTCTTGCTTCACTGACACCGTCTACCTGATTAATCTTAGTCAGCACTTTAGACAGGCCATCTAAATTGTATAACTCAAGTTCAAGTTCTATTGCTGCTGTTTGTGTTTTCACATCAGATGATGAACTCATCGCCATCACGTGAGTTTTCTCTGCGGCGAGAACAGAAGTGAGATCCCTTAGCAACCCCGAACGATCACTGGCGATGATACGGAGTCGGATCTTATAGCCACCAGAATAATTCTGCCCCCAAACCACATCGACAGTGCGCTCTGGATGAGCCCGCATTAACTCTTTGACTTGATCACAATCTGCTCGATGAACTGAGATCCCACGGCCCTTAGTGATAAAACCAAATATCTCATCGCCGGGTACTGGCTGGCAACAACGAGCTATATGGCTCATCAAATTACCTACACCACTGACCTCTACCTGCCCTTTACCTTTGCGCCCGACCTTACTCTGACCCTTTTTAACTAGGTCTTCGACCGCTTCTTCATCGGAGAACTCATGTTTACGCATTTGGCTCTGAACATGGTTAACCACTTGGTTGAGCCTGACATCCCCGCCACCAATTCCGGCAAGTAGGTCATCCATGCTCACCATGTTAAACCGTTCGACCGCAGTTTGTGCATCTTTGAGCTTAAGGCCTGCTCGAGACAGCTCAGTTTCTAGCATCTCTCTTCCGGCAACGATGTTCTTATCTCTATCTTGTTGCTTAAACCAATGTTGGATCTTAGAACGCGCACGAGAGGAACGAATATAGCCTAAATGTGGATTGAGCCAGTCTCGTTTAGGGTTAGGATGTTTAGAAGTAATAATCTCTATGCGCTGGCCTGTTTCAACTTGATAAGTAAAAGGCACAATACGACCATCGACTTTAGCACCGATACATTTATGTCCGACATGGGAATGAATGTAATAGGCAAAATCCAGCACTGTAGATCCTAATGGCAGGTCAACCACTTCACCGTTAGGCGTGAAGACATAGACTCTGTCTTCAAAGACTTGACTGCGCACCTCTTCGACCAAGTTGCCACTTTCAGCGACATCTTCCTGCCACTGCAAGATCTTACGCAGCCAGTTAATTTTATCTTCATAACCGCTCTGCTTACTACCGCCACTGGAACCCTCTTTATATTTCCAGTGGGCAGCCACTCCGAGCTCTGCATCTTCATGCATCTGTTCGGTGCGAATTTGAATTTCAACCGTTTTGCCTTCAGGACCCACAACTATAGTATGGATTGACTGGTAACCATTGGGTTTGGGATTAGCCACATAATCATCAAATTCACGGGGAATATGATGCCAAAGTGTATGCACCACACCCAAGGCACCATAACAGTCTTGTAATCTATCAGTCACGATACGAACGGCGCGAACATCGAAAAGCTCATCGAACTTAAGGTCCTTGCCTTTCATCTTCTTCCAGATGCTATAGATATGCTTAGGCCGACCATAGACTTTGGCTCTGATTTGGTCTTTATCTAAACGTTCTTGCAACTGCTTAACAAAATTATCAATAAAGGTTTCACGGTCTAACCGCTTACCATCTAACTGTTTGGCAATATCTTTGTAGGTTTCTGGATGAAGGTATCGGAATGAAATATCTTCCAGTTCCCATTTTAGTTGACCTATACCTAGCCTGTTAGCTAACGGAGCATAGATATCTGCGATTTCTCTGGCAAGCAGCACCCGAGTCTCTTCATCAGCGTTTTTAACTTCTCTGAGCAAACAAATACGCTCGGCAAGCTTGATCACGACAGCGCGTACATCTTCGACCATCGCGAGCAACATACGGCGTATATTATCAATCTGCGGCTCTGCGGCGCGGGATTGCTCATTAATTTTTAAAGCGCCAATAGCATTCATGGTTTCTACGCTACGAACTAGCGTAGCTAATCCGCTGCCGAACGTTTCCTCTAAAGACTCTTTAGTAAAAACGCCGGCCTCGTAGGCCACAAAGATAACTGACGCCTGCAGCGTTTCGATATCCATATTCAAAGGCGCAAGAATTTCGATTAACTCTCTGGCTCTTTGAGAAAGGATGGGATCAGTTTTGGAGTGCAGGGACATTAAATCTTCAACTTGACGGATCAGCTCAAGTAAGCTTTGAGCTTCGTCAGTATCGCTAATATAACGATTAACCCACTCCTCCAGCTGAAAATCCGGATCACTAAAATGTGCTTCTCGAACTGATACCATCTCAATAACATCCTTTATTGTTAAATCTTAGAGTACGCTTGGGACGTTAATCCCTTGGCTGAATGACCTATCTTCAGCATTCCTATTGTATTGTCAATTAACAAACGCTGACTCGATAGTTAATTAGCTACATTTTCTACAATTATTTCAATTCAAACAAGGCCATTGCTTCGATATGATGAGTTTGAGGAAACATATCAATCAAGCCTAGCCTAGCTAATTTATAACCATGCTTTAATAAGGGCTCACTATCTCGGGCTAAACTCGCCGGGTTACACGACACATAAACAATAGATTTAGGCTTCATTTTCTTAAGCCACTGCAGACTTTCATAAGCACCCGCTCTGGCAGGATCCAACAGTATTTTATCTACTTTACCTAACCAAGGTTCTTTAGACAGGTCAGCACTTAAATCGGTATGATAAAATGAGACATTATCCAAGTGATTCAATTCAGCATTGAGTCTGGCCTGCTGTACCATCTCAGGCACCCCTTCAACGCCGATCACCTCACCACCTTTTCTTGCCAGCGGTAGACTAAAATTACCAACACCACAGAATAGGTCCAGCACTCGCTCATCGGGTTCGACAGCCAGCCAATCAACAGCTTGATTAACCATAGCCTGATTAATATCACCATTAACTTGAATGAAGTTACCTGGAGTAAAGTTGAGTTTCACTTCGTCGTTAAGCAGATAATGTGGCAAGGCCTCTGCACCTATGGTTAGTGCTTTAGGCTCTTTATCGATTAGCGTTAATTCTGATTCATTACCTTGTACGATTAATTTAATCTGCTGACTCGCAGTAAATGCTTGTAGCTTTTCAATATCATTCGCAGACATAGGCTTAGTCGTTCTAATGATGCAGTAATTGCCATTATCAACTTGGATCAATTCAACATGGCCCAAGGCTTTTTTGCTTTCAAGCTGATTAAGTAGTGCAGATAAAGGAGAGATCAAATCAGATAAGGACGCCGCGAGTACTGGGCAGTGCTTAATGGCTACCACTTGCTTGCTCGATAGAGCCCTAAAACCCAATGTGGTTTGTTTAGTCCCTTTATCATAGTAAGTCGCTAGCCGAGCACGTCGGCGATAATCCCACTCATCACCAATCAGTGCAGGCGCAAGACTATCTGCTTTAACTTGGCTAAGCTTAGCCATCAAATCGACCAACGCAGCTTCTTTATGCTCACGCTGCTTGTCGCTGGTCAGATGCTGAAGATCACAGCCACCACACTGACCATAATGAGCACATTTAGGCGTCACACGCTGAGGTGATGTCTGCTCGACTTCAAGTAACTTGGCACGAGCATAACGCTTTTTCTGTTCTATCAGCTGCACCTTCACCTTTTCACCAGGCAGTGCTCCCGGGATAAATACAACTTTCCCCTCATGCTGTGATATGCCAGCCCCTAAGTGATCGAGCTGAGTAACCTCTAAGCTTATTTTAGCTGATATTTTCTTAGAACTATTTGGTTTTGCTTTAAAAAACTGTGCCATTGTGG
Proteins encoded:
- a CDS encoding CTP synthase → MTTRYIFVTGGVVSSLGKGIAAASLAAILEARGLNVTIMKLDPYINVDPGTMSPTQHGEVFVTEDGAETDLDLGHYERFIRTKMNRRNNFTTGRIYEEVLRKERRGDYLGATIQVIPHITNAIKDRVLAGGEGHDVAIVEIGGTVGDIESLPFLESIRQLGVELGRDRTLFMHLTLVPFLGAAGEVKTKPTQHSVKELRSIGIAPDILICRGDRVLPANERAKISLFCNVEERAVISLKDVDSIYKIPALLKAQSLDAIVVKRFGIECKEADLHEWEQVIYQEANPIGEVTIGMVGKYIELPDAYKSVNEALKHAGLFNRVSVNIKYIDSQTVEAKGEEELHGLDGILVPGGFGERGVEGKILAAKYARENNIPYFGICLGMQVALIEFARNVAGLEGAHSTEFNKESPHPVVGLITEWLNEDGGVEQRHETSDLGGTMRLGAQLCHLEEGSKAAEAYKGNSCVERHRHRFEVNNNYKERLEKAGLMFSGLSSDRQLVEMIELPNHPWFVAGQFHPEFTSTPRDGQPLFVGFVAAAAVYQKRDLG
- the mazG gene encoding nucleoside triphosphate pyrophosphohydrolase; its protein translation is MKTNEIEPLLDVMTKLRDPQSGCPWDLEQSFSTLVPFTLEEAYEVADTIERMALEELPDELGDLLFQVVFYCQLGKEQGLFDFADVVEKICNKLTSRHPHVFGALKEASAEQVKESWETIKAKERNAKSLYSVLDNIPLALPALSRSVKIQKRVARVGFDWAELDPVVAKIHEEIDEVLYEVKQDKPDSERILDEMGDLLFAVTNLARHLGVEPEQALRQANKKFERRFRSVETLANQSDKAMEEHTLTELDSYWNQVKSQESSNR
- the rlmD gene encoding 23S rRNA (uracil(1939)-C(5))-methyltransferase RlmD → MAQFFKAKPNSSKKISAKISLEVTQLDHLGAGISQHEGKVVFIPGALPGEKVKVQLIEQKKRYARAKLLEVEQTSPQRVTPKCAHYGQCGGCDLQHLTSDKQREHKEAALVDLMAKLSQVKADSLAPALIGDEWDYRRRARLATYYDKGTKQTTLGFRALSSKQVVAIKHCPVLAASLSDLISPLSALLNQLESKKALGHVELIQVDNGNYCIIRTTKPMSANDIEKLQAFTASQQIKLIVQGNESELTLIDKEPKALTIGAEALPHYLLNDEVKLNFTPGNFIQVNGDINQAMVNQAVDWLAVEPDERVLDLFCGVGNFSLPLARKGGEVIGVEGVPEMVQQARLNAELNHLDNVSFYHTDLSADLSKEPWLGKVDKILLDPARAGAYESLQWLKKMKPKSIVYVSCNPASLARDSEPLLKHGYKLARLGLIDMFPQTHHIEAMALFELK
- the relA gene encoding GTP diphosphokinase; the encoded protein is MVSVREAHFSDPDFQLEEWVNRYISDTDEAQSLLELIRQVEDLMSLHSKTDPILSQRARELIEILAPLNMDIETLQASVIFVAYEAGVFTKESLEETFGSGLATLVRSVETMNAIGALKINEQSRAAEPQIDNIRRMLLAMVEDVRAVVIKLAERICLLREVKNADEETRVLLAREIADIYAPLANRLGIGQLKWELEDISFRYLHPETYKDIAKQLDGKRLDRETFIDNFVKQLQERLDKDQIRAKVYGRPKHIYSIWKKMKGKDLKFDELFDVRAVRIVTDRLQDCYGALGVVHTLWHHIPREFDDYVANPKPNGYQSIHTIVVGPEGKTVEIQIRTEQMHEDAELGVAAHWKYKEGSSGGSKQSGYEDKINWLRKILQWQEDVAESGNLVEEVRSQVFEDRVYVFTPNGEVVDLPLGSTVLDFAYYIHSHVGHKCIGAKVDGRIVPFTYQVETGQRIEIITSKHPNPKRDWLNPHLGYIRSSRARSKIQHWFKQQDRDKNIVAGREMLETELSRAGLKLKDAQTAVERFNMVSMDDLLAGIGGGDVRLNQVVNHVQSQMRKHEFSDEEAVEDLVKKGQSKVGRKGKGQVEVSGVGNLMSHIARCCQPVPGDEIFGFITKGRGISVHRADCDQVKELMRAHPERTVDVVWGQNYSGGYKIRLRIIASDRSGLLRDLTSVLAAEKTHVMAMSSSSDVKTQTAAIELELELYNLDGLSKVLTKINQVDGVSEARRL